A genomic segment from Streptomyces sp. NBC_00459 encodes:
- a CDS encoding alpha/beta hydrolase, with protein sequence MTSFDTSPQLNVWRALLALAVVFVMLATTGWTAVRSHRTPSPLQASLSAWEHGRIGGHALPDPDEAPARLARFFASLTDRQRDRLVRRYPLALGNMNGAPVVLRYRANRVALYTARETERVRMHDDRLSAVGQYAAGRRMHRYDALLESGRQILAFDPEGSGRVAEVFGDLDKAQRVSVVVPGVDTDLLTFQRTNRKYSAPVGMASALYRAEWEASPTTRTAVIAWADYTAPNGLGMDAATAMRANSGALRLNALVRGLPGRAPVALYCHSYGSVVCGVAAHTLPRRVTDIAVAGSPGMRVENAAGLHTDARVWSMRDSDDWIQDVPYLEVGGLGHGADPVSSAFGARVLSARGAKGHGGYFEPGTESLHNFAEIGVGAFGAVRCARRDQNDQRDRKDDVCLKGLPDGAMAGRA encoded by the coding sequence GTGACTTCCTTCGACACCTCCCCGCAACTGAACGTCTGGCGCGCACTGCTCGCGCTGGCCGTGGTCTTCGTGATGCTCGCGACGACCGGCTGGACCGCGGTCCGCAGCCATCGCACGCCTTCGCCGCTCCAGGCGTCGCTCTCCGCGTGGGAGCACGGACGGATCGGCGGTCACGCGCTGCCCGACCCGGACGAGGCGCCCGCCCGGCTGGCCCGGTTCTTCGCCTCGCTCACCGACCGCCAGCGCGACCGGCTCGTCCGCCGCTACCCCCTGGCGCTCGGCAACATGAACGGTGCTCCCGTCGTACTGCGCTATCGCGCCAACCGTGTCGCGCTGTACACGGCCCGTGAGACCGAGCGGGTGCGTATGCACGACGACCGGCTGTCGGCCGTCGGCCAGTACGCCGCGGGGCGGCGCATGCACCGCTACGACGCGCTGCTGGAGAGCGGCCGCCAGATCCTGGCGTTCGACCCCGAGGGCTCGGGCCGTGTCGCCGAGGTCTTCGGCGACCTCGACAAGGCGCAGCGCGTCTCGGTCGTGGTCCCCGGCGTGGACACCGACCTCCTCACCTTCCAGCGCACCAACCGCAAGTACTCGGCGCCCGTCGGCATGGCCTCGGCGCTGTACCGCGCCGAGTGGGAGGCGAGCCCCACGACGCGTACCGCCGTGATCGCCTGGGCCGACTACACCGCGCCCAACGGGCTCGGTATGGACGCGGCCACCGCGATGCGCGCCAACTCCGGGGCGCTGCGGCTGAACGCGCTGGTGCGCGGGCTGCCCGGCCGGGCGCCGGTCGCGCTGTACTGCCACAGCTACGGCTCGGTGGTGTGCGGTGTCGCCGCGCACACGCTGCCGCGCCGGGTGACCGACATCGCGGTGGCCGGCAGCCCCGGCATGCGGGTCGAGAACGCGGCGGGGCTGCACACCGACGCCCGGGTGTGGTCGATGCGGGACTCCGACGACTGGATCCAGGACGTGCCGTATCTGGAGGTCGGCGGCCTCGGACACGGCGCGGATCCGGTGTCGTCGGCGTTCGGCGCGCGCGTGCTGTCCGCGCGGGGCGCGAAAGGGCACGGCGGCTACTTCGAGCCGGGTACGGAGAGTCTGCACAACTTCGCGGAGATCGGCGTCGGCGCGTTCGGCGCCGTGCGGTGCGCTCGGCGGGATCAGAACGATCAGCGGGACCGCAAGGATGACGTGTGTCTGAAGGGTTTGCCCGACGGGGCTATGGCCGGACGCGCGTAG
- a CDS encoding DUF4429 domain-containing protein: protein MSRMGDVLAGLHAAWEFESDSVLIRFERGIRTPKLFQALGERRIPLEAIAGVTLTPGKRGTVVLRAEPRPGADPLMEAADGQLKEACDPYRLVLPAERETLAEYYADELRGQLTQQGPAERFLVDAPEVPRAFKAYDAKASFDGRAVSFRWFWTGASSAKWKAGDQTFPVADLSGVEWRSPEVFEGHLRLLRRTDSSVTPVDQDPASVVFGLGYGPVHESLPFAAAVLAAVRRSSGGSAVVGVNSGRRDPADVAERIRHLGELHEAGLVTDEEFSVKKAELLAEL, encoded by the coding sequence ATGAGCCGCATGGGTGACGTACTGGCCGGATTGCATGCCGCCTGGGAGTTCGAGTCCGACTCCGTGCTCATCCGCTTCGAACGGGGCATCCGCACGCCGAAGCTGTTCCAGGCGCTCGGCGAACGCCGTATCCCCCTGGAGGCGATCGCGGGGGTGACACTGACCCCGGGCAAGCGCGGAACGGTGGTTCTGCGTGCCGAACCCCGCCCGGGCGCCGACCCGTTGATGGAGGCGGCCGACGGCCAGCTCAAGGAGGCCTGCGATCCGTACCGGCTGGTGCTGCCGGCCGAGCGGGAGACGCTCGCCGAGTACTACGCGGACGAACTGCGCGGCCAGCTGACCCAACAGGGGCCCGCTGAAAGGTTCCTGGTGGATGCGCCCGAGGTGCCGCGGGCGTTCAAGGCGTACGACGCGAAGGCGTCCTTCGACGGGCGGGCCGTCTCCTTCCGGTGGTTCTGGACGGGCGCGTCGTCGGCGAAGTGGAAGGCCGGCGACCAGACGTTTCCGGTCGCCGACCTGAGCGGGGTGGAGTGGCGGTCCCCCGAGGTGTTCGAGGGTCATCTGCGACTGCTGAGGCGTACCGATTCTTCTGTCACACCGGTCGACCAGGACCCCGCGTCCGTGGTGTTCGGGCTGGGGTACGGGCCTGTGCACGAGTCGTTGCCGTTCGCGGCGGCGGTGTTGGCGGCGGTTCGGCGTTCCTCCGGAGGTTCGGCGGTGGTCGGCGTGAACTCCGGTCGGCGTGATCCTGCGGATGTCGCCGAACGGATTCGGCATCTTGGGGAGTTGCACGAGGCCGGGTTGGTTACGGACGAGGAGTTCTCGGTCAAGAAGGCTGAGTTGTTGGCGGAGTTGTAG
- a CDS encoding potassium channel family protein, with amino-acid sequence MKEPSAQVRWERHTQRPLMALAVVFTVAYAVPIVDSPASRSVSVACTIAEWTVWAAFAVDYLVRIALADRRRDYVRRHWLDLFAVLLPLLQPLRLLRVVSTLMLVGRRAQMASQVRLTTYVGGAVVGLLMFGSLAVLSVERASPEGNIRTLDDALWWSFTTMTTVGYGDHAPTTGVGRMLAVGLMLSGIALLGLVTANIAAWFISRFEMDDVEEKRQTAAISALTDEVRALRAEVAALTVTRDTRDTRQRVSEEQSR; translated from the coding sequence ATGAAGGAACCGTCGGCACAGGTCCGTTGGGAGCGGCACACCCAGCGGCCTCTGATGGCGCTCGCGGTCGTGTTCACCGTCGCCTACGCGGTGCCCATCGTGGACAGCCCAGCGAGCCGCTCCGTGTCGGTCGCGTGCACGATCGCGGAGTGGACGGTGTGGGCCGCGTTCGCTGTCGACTATCTCGTCCGGATAGCCCTCGCCGACCGGCGCCGGGACTACGTACGACGGCACTGGCTGGACCTCTTCGCCGTGCTGCTGCCGCTGCTCCAGCCACTGCGGCTGCTGCGGGTCGTCTCCACGCTGATGCTGGTGGGCCGGCGGGCCCAGATGGCGTCCCAGGTCCGGCTGACGACCTACGTCGGCGGGGCCGTGGTGGGACTGCTGATGTTCGGTTCGCTGGCCGTGCTGTCGGTGGAACGCGCGTCGCCGGAGGGGAACATCCGAACGCTGGATGACGCGCTGTGGTGGTCGTTCACGACGATGACGACAGTGGGGTACGGGGACCACGCGCCGACGACCGGCGTGGGCCGGATGCTCGCGGTCGGGCTGATGCTGTCCGGGATCGCGCTGCTCGGTCTCGTCACCGCGAACATCGCCGCCTGGTTCATCTCCCGGTTCGAGATGGACGACGTGGAGGAGAAGCGCCAGACGGCGGCGATCTCTGCGCTGACGGACGAGGTGCGGGCGCTGCGGGCCGAGGTGGCCGCGCTGACCGTCACGAGGGACACAAGAGACACAAGGCAACGGGTGAGTGAGGAACAGTCCCGTTAG
- a CDS encoding TetR family transcriptional regulator, producing MSAAETEVGPDSGPGLRERKKQRTRDALMRAALTLFTSNGYEHTTVDEIADAVEVSQRTFFRYFAGKEDAAFAVHRIAEAHFIQALRERPPHEAPLEALRQAVLEGWHTIHEAVESVVPAELQMRMYYLVESTPTLLAAHMRRSAETEEAVARLIAEREGVDVDRDLRPRVVVALFSGLMRLTERRWGAGSDMSVAAMRELTSTYLDAMGPALAGNWRTERP from the coding sequence ATGAGCGCCGCCGAAACCGAGGTGGGTCCGGACTCCGGCCCCGGCCTGCGCGAGCGCAAGAAGCAGCGCACCCGGGACGCGCTGATGCGCGCCGCCCTCACCCTGTTCACCAGCAACGGGTACGAGCACACGACCGTCGACGAGATCGCCGACGCCGTCGAGGTCTCGCAGCGCACCTTCTTCCGCTACTTCGCCGGCAAGGAGGACGCCGCCTTCGCCGTACACCGCATCGCCGAGGCCCACTTCATCCAGGCGCTACGCGAACGCCCGCCGCACGAGGCCCCCCTGGAGGCGCTGCGCCAGGCGGTGCTGGAGGGCTGGCACACGATCCACGAGGCCGTGGAGTCCGTCGTACCGGCGGAGTTGCAGATGCGTATGTACTACCTCGTCGAGTCGACGCCGACGCTGCTCGCCGCGCACATGCGCCGCTCCGCCGAGACGGAGGAGGCGGTGGCGCGGCTGATCGCCGAGCGCGAGGGCGTCGACGTGGACCGCGACCTCCGGCCGCGGGTCGTGGTGGCCCTGTTCAGCGGGCTGATGCGGCTGACGGAACGACGGTGGGGCGCCGGGTCGGACATGAGCGTGGCCGCCATGCGCGAGCTGACCAGCACATATCTCGACGCGATGGGTCCGGCACTGGCGGGGAACTGGCGTACGGAACGGCCGTGA
- a CDS encoding MerR family transcriptional regulator translates to MTVLETTDPTTDTTTDPATADGCAGPRRPDRRPDGQDHYTISEVVVFTGLTAHTLRWYERIGLMPHIDRSHTGQRRYSNRDLDWLDLVGKLRLTGMPVADMVRYAELVREGDHTYGERFELLESTRRAVLDRIAELQDTLAVLDRKISFYAEADQDAGLVRVVREMERAR, encoded by the coding sequence ATGACGGTGCTGGAGACCACAGACCCCACCACGGACACCACGACGGATCCCGCCACGGCCGACGGCTGCGCGGGGCCGCGGCGGCCCGACCGGCGCCCGGACGGACAGGACCACTACACGATCAGCGAGGTCGTCGTCTTCACCGGGCTGACCGCGCACACCCTGCGCTGGTACGAGCGCATCGGGCTGATGCCGCACATCGATCGTTCGCACACCGGCCAGCGCCGCTACAGCAACCGCGACCTCGACTGGCTCGACCTCGTCGGCAAGCTACGGCTCACCGGGATGCCGGTCGCGGACATGGTGCGGTACGCCGAACTCGTGCGCGAGGGCGACCACACGTACGGCGAGCGGTTCGAACTGCTCGAATCGACCCGCCGGGCCGTCCTGGACCGGATCGCCGAACTCCAGGACACGCTCGCGGTACTCGACCGGAAGATCAGTTTCTACGCGGAAGCGGACCAGGACGCGGGCCTTGTCCGCGTCGTCCGTGAGATGGAGAGGGCTCGATGA
- a CDS encoding serine hydrolase domain-containing protein → MSSKSLSPLKSLALIENWPVPTAAAAVVRADGAVLGGHGPLDHRFPLASVTKPLAAYAALVAYEEGAIELDEPAGPPGSTVRHLLAHTSGLAFDEHRVTAPPGERRLYSNAGFEVLGDHVAKATEIPFAEYARQAVLEPLGMTSTGVEGSPAKDGVSTVEDLVRFAAEVQAPRLLDPRTVAEAMTVQYPGTKGVLPGYGHQNPNDWGLGFEIRGAKSPHWTGSSSSARTFGHFGQSGTFLWVDPVAGVACVALTDRAFGAWAVEVWPGFTDAVLAEVRG, encoded by the coding sequence ATGTCGTCGAAGTCGTTGTCGCCGTTGAAGAGCCTCGCGCTGATCGAGAACTGGCCCGTGCCCACCGCCGCCGCTGCCGTCGTTCGGGCGGACGGTGCCGTTCTCGGCGGCCACGGCCCCCTCGACCACCGGTTCCCGCTCGCCTCGGTCACCAAGCCGCTCGCCGCGTACGCCGCCCTCGTCGCGTACGAGGAGGGCGCCATCGAGCTCGACGAGCCGGCCGGGCCGCCCGGATCGACGGTCCGCCATCTCCTCGCGCACACCTCGGGCCTCGCCTTCGACGAGCACCGGGTGACGGCTCCGCCCGGGGAGCGGCGGCTGTACTCCAACGCCGGGTTCGAGGTGCTGGGGGATCACGTGGCGAAGGCGACGGAGATCCCGTTCGCGGAGTATGCGCGGCAGGCGGTGCTGGAGCCGCTCGGGATGACGTCGACGGGGGTGGAGGGCTCACCCGCGAAGGACGGCGTGTCGACCGTCGAGGACCTGGTGCGGTTCGCCGCCGAGGTACAGGCTCCCCGGCTGCTCGATCCGCGTACGGTCGCGGAGGCGATGACCGTGCAGTACCCGGGGACGAAGGGTGTCCTGCCGGGGTACGGGCATCAGAACCCCAACGACTGGGGGCTCGGGTTCGAGATCCGGGGCGCGAAGTCGCCGCACTGGACGGGGAGTTCGTCGTCGGCGCGGACGTTCGGGCACTTCGGGCAGTCCGGTACGTTCCTCTGGGTCGATCCGGTGGCAGGGGTGGCGTGTGTCGCACTGACCGATCGGGCGTTCGGGGCGTGGGCGGTGGAGGTCTGGCCGGGGTTCACGGATGCGGTGCTGGCGGAGGTGCGGGGCTGA
- a CDS encoding aldo/keto reductase, whose protein sequence is MTNDDTAGRLTTAPLGTGGPEVGVQGLGCMGMSFAYGPTDADEARATLERALELGVTLYDTADAYADGENERFLSPFFRAHRDEVVVATKFALAIPPGEPTRRIIRNDAPYIRQAVEASLKRLDLDVIDLYYMHRRDVNVPIEESVGVMAELVREGKVKQLGLSEVTGPELRAAQAVHPIAALQSEWSLFSRDIEAGVVPVARELGVTLVPYSPLGRGFLTGSFTDADQELTADDYRRTQPRFTGTNATANAALLDPIRTVAEAHGASVGQIALAWVQQQATIHDLPVVPIPGTRRRTRVEENTAATRIVLGEKDMAQLEPIAAQVAGARYADMTFTSAARETP, encoded by the coding sequence ATGACGAACGACGACACCGCCGGCAGGCTCACCACGGCCCCGCTGGGCACCGGCGGCCCCGAGGTCGGCGTGCAGGGCCTCGGCTGCATGGGCATGAGCTTCGCGTACGGCCCCACGGACGCCGACGAGGCCCGCGCCACGCTGGAACGCGCACTCGAACTGGGCGTGACCCTCTACGACACCGCGGACGCCTACGCGGACGGGGAGAACGAACGTTTCCTGTCCCCGTTCTTCCGGGCCCACCGCGACGAGGTCGTCGTCGCGACGAAGTTCGCCCTGGCGATCCCGCCCGGCGAGCCGACCCGGCGGATCATCCGCAACGACGCCCCCTACATACGCCAGGCCGTCGAGGCCAGCCTCAAGCGCCTCGACCTGGACGTCATCGACCTCTACTACATGCACCGGCGCGATGTGAACGTCCCGATCGAGGAGTCGGTCGGGGTCATGGCCGAGCTGGTGCGCGAGGGCAAGGTCAAGCAGCTGGGCCTGAGCGAGGTCACGGGCCCGGAGCTGCGCGCGGCCCAGGCCGTGCACCCGATCGCCGCCCTCCAGTCGGAGTGGTCCCTGTTCAGCCGGGACATCGAGGCGGGCGTGGTCCCGGTGGCCCGCGAACTGGGCGTCACCCTGGTCCCGTACTCCCCGCTCGGCCGAGGCTTCCTGACCGGCTCCTTCACCGACGCCGACCAGGAACTGACCGCGGACGACTACCGCCGTACGCAGCCCCGCTTCACGGGCACCAACGCCACAGCGAACGCCGCCCTGTTGGACCCCATCAGGACGGTCGCGGAAGCCCACGGCGCCTCCGTCGGCCAGATCGCCCTGGCCTGGGTCCAGCAGCAGGCGACCATCCACGACCTCCCGGTCGTCCCGATCCCGGGCACCCGCAGGAGGACGAGGGTGGAGGAGAACACGGCGGCGACCCGCATCGTGCTGGGCGAGAAGGACATGGCTCAGCTGGAACCCATCGCGGCGCAGGTCGCGGGGGCCCGCTACGCCGACATGACGTTCACATCGGCGGCCAGGGAAACCCCCTAG
- a CDS encoding MFS transporter: MTSQTTIDTTEPGDGTPAAPSQHTPGKGLRGHPWLTLISVAVGVMMVALDGTIVAIANPAIQKDLGASFADVQWITNGYFLALAVTLITAGKLGDRFGHRQTFLIGIVGFATASAAIGLSSSIALVVTFRVFQGLFGALLMPAALGLLRATFPADKLNMAIGIWGMVIGASTAGGPILGGLLVEHVSWQSVFFINVPVGILALVIGLVILVDHRAENAPRSFDLLGIALLSGAMFCLVWALIKAPAWGWGDGKTWLFLLVAVAGFGLFAFWEQKVKEPLIPLNLFRSVPLSAGVVLMVLMAIAFMGGLFFVTFYLQNVHGMSPIDAGLHLLPLTGMMIVGSPLAGAMISKTGPRIPLAGGMACVAIAMFGMSTLETDTGSGIMSVWFALLGLGLAPVMVGATEVIVGNAPMELSGVAGGLQQAAMQIGGSLGTAVLGAVMASKVDSDLAGNWTAAGLPQLTPEQQAQASEAVQVGVPPVAKGTPETVVAQITKVAHDTFISGMSLACLVAAGVAVVAILVALLTKRGENAEAGAGAAHI, from the coding sequence ATGACTAGTCAGACCACCATCGACACGACGGAGCCGGGGGACGGAACGCCGGCCGCTCCGTCGCAACACACGCCTGGCAAGGGCTTGCGCGGCCATCCGTGGCTGACCCTGATATCCGTGGCCGTGGGGGTCATGATGGTGGCCCTCGACGGCACCATCGTGGCCATCGCCAACCCGGCCATCCAGAAGGACCTGGGCGCGAGTTTCGCCGACGTCCAGTGGATCACCAACGGCTACTTCCTCGCGCTCGCGGTCACGCTGATCACAGCGGGCAAACTCGGCGACCGGTTCGGGCACCGGCAGACCTTCCTCATCGGCATCGTCGGCTTCGCCACCGCGTCGGCGGCCATCGGCCTGTCCAGCAGTATCGCCCTGGTCGTCACCTTCCGGGTGTTCCAGGGGCTGTTCGGCGCGCTGCTGATGCCGGCGGCGCTCGGTCTGCTGCGCGCCACCTTCCCCGCCGACAAGCTGAACATGGCCATCGGCATCTGGGGCATGGTCATCGGTGCGTCCACCGCGGGCGGCCCGATCCTCGGCGGACTGCTCGTCGAGCACGTCAGCTGGCAGTCGGTGTTCTTCATCAACGTGCCGGTGGGCATCCTGGCCCTTGTCATCGGCCTGGTGATCCTGGTCGACCACCGCGCCGAGAACGCCCCGCGCTCCTTCGACCTCCTCGGTATCGCCCTGCTCTCCGGCGCGATGTTCTGTCTGGTGTGGGCGCTCATCAAGGCACCCGCGTGGGGCTGGGGCGACGGCAAGACCTGGCTGTTCCTGCTTGTCGCGGTGGCGGGCTTCGGGCTCTTCGCGTTCTGGGAGCAGAAGGTCAAGGAGCCGCTGATCCCGCTCAACCTGTTCCGTTCGGTCCCGCTCTCGGCGGGCGTGGTCCTGATGGTCCTGATGGCCATCGCCTTCATGGGCGGCCTCTTCTTCGTCACCTTCTACCTGCAGAACGTGCACGGTATGAGCCCGATCGACGCGGGTCTGCACCTGCTCCCACTCACCGGGATGATGATCGTCGGCTCGCCCCTGGCCGGCGCCATGATCAGCAAGACGGGCCCGCGCATCCCGCTCGCGGGCGGCATGGCGTGCGTCGCGATCGCCATGTTCGGCATGTCCACGCTGGAGACGGACACCGGCAGCGGCATCATGTCGGTCTGGTTCGCCCTGCTCGGTCTCGGCCTCGCCCCCGTCATGGTCGGTGCGACGGAGGTCATCGTCGGCAACGCCCCCATGGAACTCTCCGGTGTCGCCGGCGGCCTCCAGCAGGCGGCGATGCAGATCGGCGGCAGCCTCGGTACGGCGGTCCTGGGCGCGGTCATGGCCTCCAAGGTCGACAGCGACCTCGCGGGCAACTGGACGGCGGCGGGCCTCCCGCAGCTCACCCCGGAACAGCAGGCGCAGGCCTCGGAAGCGGTCCAGGTCGGCGTACCGCCGGTGGCGAAGGGCACGCCGGAGACGGTCGTCGCCCAGATCACGAAGGTCGCCCACGACACCTTCATCTCCGGCATGAGCCTGGCCTGTCTGGTCGCGGCGGGCGTGGCCGTGGTCGCGATCCTGGTCGCGCTGCTGACGAAGCGGGGCGAGAACGCGGAGGCGGGCGCGGGCGCGGCGCACATCTGA
- a CDS encoding GNAT family N-acetyltransferase, producing MTLVRRAQPEDAGELLRLRQVMIDSMSGADTDTGWQSASLATVTARLADPAGGFAAFVVDHPERSGSLAALVVGTVEYRIGRAGNPHGRIGYVFSVATDPDARRRGYARACMEALVDWFREQDVGQIDLTASADAVPLYASLGFVRQPDPLMRLRF from the coding sequence ATGACTCTCGTACGCCGTGCCCAGCCCGAGGATGCCGGAGAGCTGCTGCGACTGCGCCAGGTGATGATCGACTCGATGTCCGGTGCGGACACCGACACGGGCTGGCAGTCGGCGTCCCTGGCCACCGTGACCGCGAGGCTCGCCGATCCGGCCGGGGGCTTCGCCGCGTTCGTGGTCGACCATCCGGAGCGGTCCGGCTCGCTGGCCGCGCTGGTCGTGGGGACCGTCGAGTACCGGATCGGGCGGGCGGGCAATCCGCACGGGCGGATCGGGTACGTCTTCAGTGTCGCCACCGATCCGGACGCGCGCCGCCGCGGATACGCGCGAGCCTGCATGGAGGCGTTGGTGGACTGGTTCCGGGAGCAGGACGTCGGCCAGATCGACCTCACCGCCTCCGCGGACGCGGTTCCGCTGTACGCGTCGCTGGGCTTCGTCCGGCAACCCGACCCCTTGATGCGGCTCCGGTTCTGA
- the aceE gene encoding pyruvate dehydrogenase (acetyl-transferring), homodimeric type yields the protein MASGSDRNPIIIGGLPSQVPDFDPEETQEWLDSLDAAVDERGRERARYLMLRLIERAREKRVAVPEMRSTDYVNTIATKDEPFFPGNEEIERRILNATRWNAAVMVSRAQRPGIGVGGHIATFASSASLYDVGFNHFFRGKDEGDGGDQIFFQGHASPGIYARAFLLDRLSEQQLDAFRQEKSKAPYGLSSYPHPRLMPDFWEFPTVSMGLGPLGAIFQARMNRYMEARGIADTSKSHVWAFLGDGEMDEPESLGQLSIAAREGLDNLTFVVNCNLQRLDGPVRGNGKIIQELESQFRGAGWNVVKLVWDRSWDPLLAQDRDGVLVNKMNTTPDGQFQTYATETGAYIRDHFFGDDTRLRAMVENMSDDQVLHLGRGGHDHKKIFAAFAAAKAHKGQPTVILAKTVKGWTLGPNFEGRNATHQMKKLTAADLKGFRDRLHLPISDKELEGGAPPYFHPGRNSEEIQYMHDRRKSLGGYVPTRVVRAKPLTLPAEKTYASVKKGSGQQSIATTMAFVRLLKDLMRDKEIGKRFVLIAPDEYRTFGMDSFFPSAKIYNPLGQQYESVDRELLLAYKESPTGQMLHDGISEAGCTASLIAAGSAYATHGEPLIPVYVFYSMFGFQRTGDQFWQMADQLARGFVLGATAGRTTLTGEGLQHADGHSQLLASTNPGCVAYDPAYSYEIAYIVQDGLRRMYGPDSEDVFYYLTVYNEPIQHPAEPTSVDVDGILKGIHRVGEGTSGTIPAQVIASGVAVPWALEAQRILAEDWDVKADVWSATSWNELRREAVAVEQHNLLHPEEEQRVPYVTRKLSGAEGPFVAVSDWMRSVPDQISRWVPGTYQSLGADGFGFADTRGAARRFFHIDPQSIVVGVLTELAREGKVDRSVLKQAIDRYQLLDVAAADPGAAGGDA from the coding sequence GTGGCTTCCGGATCAGATCGCAACCCGATCATCATTGGCGGCCTTCCGAGTCAGGTTCCTGACTTCGATCCCGAAGAAACCCAGGAATGGCTCGACTCCCTCGATGCCGCGGTTGACGAGCGCGGCCGGGAGCGGGCCCGTTATCTGATGCTGCGGCTGATCGAGCGGGCCCGCGAGAAGCGCGTGGCCGTGCCCGAGATGCGGAGCACGGACTACGTCAACACGATCGCGACGAAGGACGAGCCCTTCTTCCCCGGCAACGAGGAGATCGAGCGCCGCATCCTGAACGCGACCCGCTGGAACGCGGCAGTGATGGTCTCGCGCGCCCAGCGGCCCGGGATCGGCGTCGGCGGCCACATCGCGACCTTCGCCTCCTCCGCCTCCCTGTATGACGTGGGCTTCAACCACTTCTTCCGGGGCAAGGACGAGGGCGACGGCGGCGACCAGATCTTCTTCCAGGGCCACGCCTCCCCCGGTATCTACGCCCGCGCGTTCCTGCTCGACCGGCTCAGCGAGCAGCAGCTCGACGCGTTCCGCCAGGAGAAGTCGAAGGCGCCGTACGGCCTGTCCTCGTACCCGCACCCGCGGCTGATGCCGGACTTCTGGGAGTTCCCGACCGTGTCGATGGGCCTCGGCCCGCTCGGCGCGATCTTCCAGGCGCGGATGAACCGCTACATGGAGGCGCGCGGTATCGCGGACACCTCCAAGTCGCACGTATGGGCGTTCCTCGGTGACGGCGAGATGGACGAGCCGGAGTCGCTCGGCCAGCTGTCGATCGCCGCGCGCGAGGGCCTCGACAACCTGACCTTCGTCGTCAACTGCAACCTCCAGCGGCTCGACGGCCCGGTGCGCGGCAACGGCAAGATCATCCAGGAGCTGGAGTCCCAGTTCCGGGGCGCCGGCTGGAACGTCGTCAAGCTGGTGTGGGACCGCAGCTGGGACCCGCTGCTCGCGCAGGACCGGGACGGCGTGCTGGTCAACAAGATGAACACGACCCCCGACGGGCAGTTCCAGACGTACGCCACCGAGACGGGCGCGTACATCCGCGACCACTTCTTCGGGGACGACACCCGGCTGCGCGCGATGGTCGAGAACATGAGCGACGACCAGGTCCTGCACCTGGGCCGCGGTGGCCACGACCACAAGAAGATCTTCGCGGCGTTCGCGGCGGCCAAGGCGCACAAGGGCCAGCCGACCGTCATCCTCGCCAAGACCGTCAAGGGCTGGACTCTCGGACCCAACTTCGAGGGCCGCAACGCCACGCACCAGATGAAGAAGCTGACGGCGGCCGACCTCAAGGGCTTCCGCGACCGGCTCCACCTGCCGATCTCCGACAAGGAGCTGGAGGGCGGCGCGCCGCCGTACTTCCACCCGGGCCGGAACTCGGAAGAGATCCAGTACATGCACGACCGCCGCAAGTCGCTCGGCGGTTATGTCCCGACCCGCGTCGTCCGTGCCAAGCCGCTGACCCTGCCGGCGGAGAAGACGTACGCGAGTGTGAAGAAGGGTTCGGGCCAGCAGTCGATCGCCACGACCATGGCGTTCGTCCGGCTGCTCAAGGACCTCATGCGGGACAAGGAGATCGGCAAGCGTTTCGTGCTGATCGCGCCGGACGAGTACCGCACGTTCGGCATGGACTCGTTCTTCCCGAGCGCGAAGATCTACAACCCGCTCGGCCAGCAGTACGAGTCGGTCGACCGGGAGCTGCTGCTCGCGTACAAGGAGTCGCCGACCGGCCAGATGCTGCACGACGGCATCTCGGAGGCGGGCTGTACCGCCTCGCTGATCGCGGCGGGTTCGGCGTACGCCACGCACGGCGAGCCGCTCATCCCGGTGTACGTCTTCTACTCGATGTTCGGTTTCCAGCGCACCGGAGACCAGTTCTGGCAGATGGCCGACCAGTTGGCGCGCGGTTTCGTACTGGGTGCGACCGCCGGCCGTACGACGCTGACCGGCGAGGGTCTCCAGCACGCCGACGGCCACTCGCAGCTGCTCGCCTCGACGAACCCGGGCTGTGTGGCGTACGACCCGGCGTACTCGTACGAGATCGCGTACATCGTGCAGGACGGTCTGCGCCGGATGTACGGGCCCGACAGTGAGGACGTCTTCTACTACCTCACCGTCTACAACGAGCCGATCCAGCACCCGGCCGAGCCTACGAGCGTCGACGTCGACGGCATCCTCAAGGGCATCCACCGCGTGGGCGAAGGGACTTCGGGCACCATCCCGGCCCAGGTCATCGCGTCCGGTGTCGCGGTGCCGTGGGCGCTGGAGGCGCAGCGGATCCTCGCCGAGGACTGGGACGTCAAGGCGGACGTCTGGTCGGCGACCTCCTGGAACGAGCTGCGGCGCGAGGCGGTCGCGGTGGAGCAGCACAACCTGCTGCACCCGGAGGAGGAGCAGCGCGTCCCGTACGTGACGCGGAAGCTGAGCGGTGCCGAGGGCCCGTTCGTGGCCGTGTCCGACTGGATGCGTTCGGTTCCGGACCAGATCTCGCGCTGGGTCCCGGGGACTTACCAGTCACTGGGCGCGGACGGCTTCGGCTTCGCGGACACGCGGGGTGCGGCGCGGCGGTTCTTCCACATCGACCCGCAGTCGATCGTGGTGGGGGTGCTGACCGAGCTGGCGCGGGAGGGCAAGGTCGACCGTTCGGTGCTGAAGCAGGCGATCGACCGGTACCAGCTGCTCGACGTGGCGGCGGCGGACCCGGGCGCCGCGGGCGGCGACGCGTAG